Proteins from a single region of Cytophagaceae bacterium:
- a CDS encoding ROK family protein, with amino-acid sequence MQEYLWGVDLGGTKIEGILIDKNSNEILIRKRIATEADQGYQHILERIKILIDLLAEETGIKPTAVGFSTPGTLDPGLQLMKNCNTVCMNGQPMKKDLENLLGIRIEMANDANCFALAEATMGAAKDKNAEVVFGVIMGTGVGGGVVVHGKVINGKHGIGGEWGHNVLDVDGEDCYCGKKGCNEKVFAGPALERYYQKIAGTKKSLKDIYNDHLAGTDAFASQTIDHLLTSFARAISSIINVLDPEVIVLGGGVSNIDLLYTEGVKRIENYIFNNRKVETEFLKPLLGDSAGVFGAAELVRN; translated from the coding sequence ATGCAAGAATATCTTTGGGGTGTTGACCTTGGCGGCACCAAAATAGAAGGAATACTCATCGACAAAAATTCTAATGAAATCCTGATCAGAAAGAGAATAGCCACTGAGGCCGATCAGGGCTACCAACATATTCTGGAAAGAATAAAAATCCTGATCGACTTACTCGCAGAAGAAACCGGCATAAAACCTACCGCTGTGGGCTTCAGTACACCAGGCACATTGGATCCGGGTTTGCAATTGATGAAAAACTGCAATACCGTGTGTATGAACGGCCAACCCATGAAAAAAGACCTGGAAAATCTGCTCGGAATAAGAATCGAAATGGCCAATGACGCCAATTGTTTCGCACTTGCAGAAGCCACCATGGGAGCGGCGAAAGACAAAAATGCCGAAGTTGTGTTTGGGGTAATCATGGGTACTGGCGTAGGCGGAGGCGTGGTGGTACATGGGAAAGTAATCAACGGAAAGCATGGTATCGGGGGCGAATGGGGCCACAATGTACTGGATGTGGATGGTGAAGATTGCTATTGTGGTAAAAAAGGATGCAACGAAAAAGTATTTGCCGGGCCGGCTTTAGAAAGATATTATCAGAAAATTGCAGGCACAAAAAAGAGCCTGAAAGATATTTACAATGACCATTTGGCAGGAACTGATGCGTTTGCCAGTCAAACCATCGATCATCTTTTGACATCATTTGCTAGGGCTATCAGTTCCATAATCAATGTACTTGACCCCGAAGTTATTGTTTTGGGTGGTGGTGTGAGTAACATTGACCTGCTCTATACTGAAGGTGTAAAACGTATAGAAAACTATATTTTCAATAACCGAAAAGTAGAAACCGAATTCCTTAAGCCTCTCCTGGGCGACAGTGCCGGAGTTTTTGGAGCTGCGGAGTTGGTTAGGAATTAA
- a CDS encoding ABC transporter ATP-binding protein — protein MIHIENLSLNLGKKEVLKNLSIDFIPGHIYGLFGKNGVGKTTLLRTLLGLYFPDEGTITINDYSPKDRHPDFQSDIFFLGEEIYLPELNFGGLVKHLGVFYPKFEEEKFEKILEEFELSADFQYRKLSYGQKKKVKIAFGLATNASVILMDEPTNGLDILAKKQFRKVLASNINDENLMIIATHQVKDLESMIDHVVILDGHKILANKNVSQIEEELKNDLDSDIFLAGNGALNIEKFYEKTLTEN, from the coding sequence ATGATTCACATTGAAAACCTTTCTCTGAACCTGGGAAAGAAAGAAGTATTGAAGAATCTGAGCATTGATTTTATTCCGGGTCATATCTATGGCTTATTCGGGAAAAATGGGGTAGGGAAGACCACTCTGTTACGCACATTATTAGGTTTGTATTTTCCCGATGAAGGAACCATTACAATTAATGACTATTCTCCAAAGGATCGTCATCCCGACTTCCAATCCGATATTTTCTTTTTGGGAGAAGAAATATATCTCCCAGAATTGAATTTTGGAGGTTTGGTAAAGCACCTCGGTGTTTTTTATCCAAAATTTGAAGAAGAAAAATTTGAGAAGATTCTGGAAGAATTCGAATTAAGTGCTGATTTTCAATACAGAAAGCTTTCATACGGGCAAAAGAAAAAAGTAAAAATTGCGTTTGGGCTTGCTACCAATGCTTCGGTTATTTTGATGGATGAACCCACCAACGGCCTGGATATTTTGGCCAAAAAACAATTCAGAAAGGTATTGGCTTCCAATATTAACGATGAAAATCTGATGATTATAGCAACGCATCAGGTCAAGGATCTGGAAAGTATGATCGACCATGTGGTGATTTTGGATGGACATAAAATATTGGCCAACAAGAATGTTTCTCAAATCGAGGAAGAATTAAAAAATGATCTGGACTCTGATATTTTTTTGGCAGGAAATGGAGCTTTGAATATTGAGAAATTTTATGAAAAAACTTTAACCGAAAACTGA
- a CDS encoding GntR family transcriptional regulator has protein sequence MNFKENQAIYLQIAAFLSDKILKGDFVPGMKIPSIREVAVSLEVNPNTVQRSFDFLQQNEIIEMKRGVGFFVLNEAVERILEIRKQNFVENTLPELTKEMNLLSIKPEELIKMIQDLNKN, from the coding sequence ATGAATTTCAAAGAAAATCAGGCCATATATCTACAGATAGCTGCGTTTTTGTCAGATAAAATTCTGAAAGGAGATTTTGTGCCCGGTATGAAGATTCCTTCCATCAGAGAAGTGGCGGTGAGTTTGGAGGTTAATCCCAATACGGTTCAGCGGTCTTTTGATTTTTTACAGCAAAACGAGATCATAGAGATGAAAAGGGGAGTTGGTTTTTTTGTTTTAAATGAAGCAGTTGAACGAATTTTGGAAATTAGAAAACAAAATTTTGTTGAAAATACCTTGCCGGAACTGACCAAAGAAATGAATTTACTTTCGATAAAACCCGAAGAATTGATTAAAATGATTCAAGATCTAAACAAAAATTAA
- a CDS encoding glycerate kinase — translation MKILIASDSFKGSLRAGKVADAISKGILSKNPEAIIEKVPLADGGEGTLEAILSSNSEDFQIISGKYSGPLSAETEAFFLFNKKEKIALIEMAQTAGLELLKPEERNPLIATTMGVGQQIKQAIEVGAKKIILFVGGSATNDAGIGMASELGWVFRDEYGDFVEPFAENLEKINHLSPPEINILEGIEVKIATDVTNPFYGENGAAKVFGKQKGAFEYEIKLLDDGLKNFAKIVEIEFGLNLQNIPGSGSAGGLAGGGMVFLNGKIVSGTGLIFNYCNLEEKIKNADWVISGEGKIDSQTFVGKLVSAVLNLCKKHNKKVILVAGKADANISELKNENIVHLYQLTENYTPEYAIENAEELLEVIGEKIAISMV, via the coding sequence ATGAAAATCCTGATCGCATCTGATTCTTTCAAGGGTTCGCTTCGAGCCGGAAAAGTGGCTGATGCTATTTCGAAGGGAATTTTAAGTAAAAATCCTGAAGCAATAATAGAAAAAGTACCATTGGCTGATGGTGGAGAGGGCACTTTGGAAGCTATTTTGAGTAGTAATTCAGAGGATTTTCAGATCATTTCAGGAAAATATTCCGGGCCTTTGTCTGCTGAGACTGAGGCCTTTTTTTTATTCAATAAAAAAGAAAAAATTGCACTCATCGAAATGGCTCAAACTGCCGGTTTGGAGTTGTTAAAGCCAGAAGAAAGAAACCCACTCATCGCCACCACAATGGGCGTAGGTCAGCAAATAAAGCAAGCCATAGAAGTTGGGGCGAAAAAAATCATACTTTTTGTGGGCGGTTCAGCTACCAATGATGCCGGAATAGGTATGGCTTCAGAATTGGGATGGGTTTTTAGAGATGAATATGGTGATTTTGTAGAGCCTTTTGCAGAAAATCTTGAGAAAATCAACCACTTGAGTCCTCCGGAGATTAATATTTTGGAAGGTATCGAAGTGAAAATAGCCACGGATGTCACCAATCCATTTTATGGTGAAAACGGTGCAGCCAAAGTTTTTGGAAAACAAAAAGGGGCATTTGAATATGAAATCAAATTGCTGGACGATGGGTTGAAAAACTTTGCCAAAATCGTAGAAATAGAATTCGGCTTGAACCTCCAAAATATCCCCGGAAGCGGTTCAGCGGGTGGATTGGCCGGTGGCGGGATGGTTTTTTTGAATGGAAAAATTGTTTCGGGTACCGGATTGATTTTCAATTATTGCAATCTGGAAGAAAAAATCAAAAATGCAGATTGGGTCATTTCAGGAGAAGGGAAAATCGATAGCCAAACATTTGTAGGAAAGCTGGTTTCGGCAGTTTTGAATCTTTGTAAAAAACACAACAAAAAAGTGATTTTAGTAGCGGGAAAGGCTGATGCCAATATTTCAGAATTAAAAAATGAGAATATTGTGCATTTGTACCAATTAACTGAAAATTATACTCCGGAATATGCCATCGAAAATGCAGAGGAATTATTGGAGGTAATTGGAGAAAAAATTGCTATTTCAATGGTTTGA
- a CDS encoding response regulator, translating into MKTIIIDDERLARNELKRLLEDFPKIQVVAEAANADEAIELIDEHQPDLLFLDIQMPGKNGFELLEIIEDRVPEVIFTTAYDEYALKAFEYNALDYLMKPIDSGRLAEAIAKVEEELKRTAQLNSDPGRSYLTESDQVFVKDGEKCWFVKLGKVRLFESMGNYVRLHFEDQKPMILKSLNSLEERLDPKSFFRANRKHIINLQWVEKIEPWFSGGLLVTIKSGEKTTPLEKIEISRRQAIKFKDLMSL; encoded by the coding sequence ATGAAAACGATTATCATAGACGACGAAAGACTTGCCCGCAATGAGTTGAAAAGATTGCTGGAAGATTTCCCAAAAATACAAGTCGTGGCCGAAGCCGCCAATGCTGACGAAGCCATAGAATTGATAGATGAGCATCAACCCGATTTGCTCTTTCTGGACATACAGATGCCTGGAAAAAATGGATTTGAATTGCTCGAAATCATTGAAGACCGTGTCCCTGAGGTGATTTTTACCACAGCTTATGACGAGTACGCATTGAAGGCTTTTGAATATAACGCTCTCGATTATCTTATGAAACCCATCGATAGCGGCAGGTTGGCAGAAGCCATTGCGAAAGTGGAAGAAGAGTTAAAGAGGACAGCCCAGTTAAACTCTGACCCGGGCCGCTCCTATCTAACCGAAAGTGATCAGGTTTTTGTGAAGGATGGCGAAAAATGCTGGTTTGTGAAGCTGGGAAAAGTTCGTCTTTTTGAGTCGATGGGCAACTATGTGAGATTACACTTCGAGGATCAGAAACCTATGATTTTGAAGTCATTAAACAGCCTGGAGGAAAGACTAGACCCAAAAAGTTTTTTCAGAGCCAACAGAAAGCATATCATTAATCTTCAATGGGTCGAAAAAATCGAGCCATGGTTTTCGGGCGGCTTATTGGTGACCATTAAAAGTGGAGAAAAAACTACACCATTGGAAAAAATCGAAATTTCTCGTCGCCAGGCCATCAAATTTAAGGACTTGATGAGCTTGTGA
- a CDS encoding histidine kinase, with product MNFKQSYWVFQVVGWTFYILATELSNYLVLFSFNYEEVENLMFNATINILLGISLTHFFRVFFKTYNWVKLSLPSLAARSLIGILLMTALMAAVNISLDENILDFSNSNWILLDITYFINLSKPIIIWVLIYIFYAYTTERRNDAIERIKMQASIQASEAKILRAQINPHFMFNALNSIRALILEDPKKAQKGITQLSNILRSSLVADRKTTISLKEELKTIEDYLALEKVRYEERLQISWNTDPDTLNVEVPPMMLQTLVENAIKHGVQKAAKWGFVEINTSKTNEYLEIRIRNTGVLERNNNPRDDGGFGLPNTEKRLNILYGPNARFEIFQEDNQTVCAVIKIPLAN from the coding sequence ATGAATTTCAAACAGTCGTATTGGGTTTTTCAGGTGGTCGGATGGACATTTTACATTCTGGCTACCGAGTTGTCCAATTATCTGGTTTTGTTTTCATTTAATTACGAAGAAGTCGAAAACCTGATGTTTAATGCCACCATCAATATTTTATTGGGCATATCACTCACACATTTTTTCAGGGTATTTTTCAAAACATACAATTGGGTCAAGCTTTCTCTTCCCAGCCTGGCGGCAAGAAGTCTGATTGGAATTCTGTTGATGACTGCCCTCATGGCGGCAGTAAACATTTCTTTAGACGAAAACATCCTTGATTTCTCAAATTCCAACTGGATTTTGCTCGACATCACCTATTTTATCAACCTCAGCAAGCCTATTATCATCTGGGTTTTGATTTATATTTTTTATGCCTATACTACCGAACGACGCAATGATGCCATAGAACGTATCAAAATGCAGGCCTCCATACAAGCCTCTGAAGCTAAAATTTTGAGGGCACAAATCAACCCCCATTTCATGTTTAATGCCCTCAATTCTATCAGAGCATTGATATTGGAAGATCCAAAAAAAGCCCAAAAAGGCATCACCCAGTTATCAAATATCCTCAGGAGTTCTTTGGTGGCAGATCGAAAAACCACCATTTCACTCAAAGAAGAGCTGAAAACTATTGAAGACTACCTGGCATTGGAAAAGGTAAGATATGAAGAACGGTTACAGATTTCATGGAATACTGACCCCGACACACTTAATGTGGAGGTGCCTCCAATGATGCTCCAGACTTTGGTCGAAAATGCCATAAAACACGGGGTGCAAAAAGCAGCAAAATGGGGTTTTGTGGAAATAAATACTTCAAAAACCAACGAATATCTTGAGATAAGAATCAGAAACACAGGAGTTTTGGAAAGAAATAATAACCCTAGAGACGACGGAGGTTTTGGTTTGCCAAATACAGAAAAAAGACTTAATATCTTATATGGCCCTAATGCCCGATTTGAGATTTTTCAGGAAGACAATCAGACTGTTTGTGCAGTTATAAAAATTCCTTTAGCTAATTAA
- a CDS encoding histidine phosphatase family protein, producing the protein MVLKKEIYLIRHGETDYNKKGIVQGSGIDADLNETGRQQAEAFFQKYKSVPFQKIYTSALIRTHQTVSSFLEAELPHEIIPEFNEISWGIKEGIEPTDADNDYYAYILKKWQEGETHLPVEGGESPEDVVKRLSEGLKKVIQNQHENLVLIAMHGRAMRILLTMISKKPLSDMDTFPHQNTCLYKLVYDYETENFEIIISNDTSHFEFLGKAVEQEVNLSANF; encoded by the coding sequence GTGGTATTAAAAAAGGAGATTTATCTGATCAGACACGGTGAAACAGACTACAATAAAAAAGGAATAGTGCAGGGAAGCGGAATAGATGCCGACCTCAATGAAACCGGCCGCCAGCAAGCCGAAGCATTTTTTCAAAAATACAAATCAGTACCTTTTCAAAAAATATATACCTCGGCGTTAATCCGCACCCACCAGACGGTCAGTTCTTTTCTTGAGGCCGAATTACCCCATGAAATCATACCGGAATTCAATGAGATTAGCTGGGGTATTAAAGAAGGAATTGAACCCACCGACGCCGACAATGATTATTATGCTTATATATTGAAAAAATGGCAGGAAGGTGAAACCCATCTGCCTGTTGAAGGTGGCGAAAGCCCCGAAGATGTTGTAAAAAGATTGTCTGAAGGTTTGAAAAAGGTTATCCAAAATCAACATGAAAACTTGGTTTTAATAGCCATGCATGGCAGGGCTATGAGGATTTTACTGACCATGATTTCTAAAAAACCACTTTCTGACATGGATACTTTTCCCCACCAGAATACCTGTTTATACAAGTTGGTTTACGATTATGAAACCGAAAATTTTGAAATCATTATTTCCAACGATACGAGTCATTTCGAGTTTTTAGGAAAGGCAGTTGAACAGGAAGTTAATCTTTCTGCAAATTTTTGA
- a CDS encoding hotdog fold thioesterase: MFNKSISLQNLNDFGVNNMAGFLGIEFTEIGSDFLKAKMPVTDRTRQPFGVLHGGASVAFAETLGSVASFLCLENPEKQRAVGLEINANHLRPVSEGWVFGIVESVHLGKKTHIWEIKIVDSNNKPVCVSRITIMVV; the protein is encoded by the coding sequence ATGTTTAATAAATCTATAAGTTTACAAAATCTTAACGATTTCGGCGTTAATAATATGGCCGGTTTTCTGGGGATTGAATTTACAGAAATCGGATCTGATTTTTTGAAAGCAAAAATGCCGGTTACAGACAGGACCCGTCAACCATTTGGGGTACTTCATGGCGGTGCTTCGGTGGCATTTGCAGAGACCCTGGGAAGTGTGGCATCATTTTTATGCCTCGAAAATCCGGAAAAACAAAGGGCTGTTGGGCTTGAAATCAATGCCAATCACCTCAGGCCAGTTTCTGAAGGCTGGGTTTTTGGGATTGTAGAATCTGTACATTTGGGTAAAAAAACGCACATTTGGGAGATAAAAATCGTTGATAGTAATAATAAGCCGGTTTGTGTTTCCAGAATCACCATAATGGTTGTCTGA
- a CDS encoding outer membrane beta-barrel protein: MHKKIFWFFLFFLISKAGFSQIVESDSSIAEKDTSGNLEIIKLKYDTLSYAEEYRRDYWRYQSGLRFGISQGRFFINEYTIDRLSPSGNPVIDANGKIVKNTLINNDTYNTGFNTGLFMRMVRGSFMFQPELIYSSKSGIFDILNTDGSLSKRVKGSISSIDVPALIGVRSKTSRVFLGPTFNFPFAMNSEMKNALKDFKNEKQLNHKFFNRPIMNFNVGFGFEFSSFFFDVRFEKGIKSYSVQTLGPVSSPKVFNLMTDAFHFNIGYIKK, encoded by the coding sequence ATGCACAAAAAAATATTTTGGTTTTTTCTGTTTTTTTTAATCTCAAAAGCCGGATTTTCTCAAATTGTAGAATCCGATAGCTCAATCGCAGAAAAAGATACCTCCGGAAACCTTGAAATCATTAAGTTAAAATACGATACTTTAAGCTATGCAGAAGAGTATCGGAGGGACTATTGGCGGTATCAATCGGGACTAAGATTTGGAATAAGCCAGGGTAGGTTTTTTATCAATGAATATACCATTGACCGTTTGAGTCCATCCGGCAACCCTGTGATAGATGCAAATGGCAAAATTGTAAAAAATACTTTGATCAATAACGATACATACAATACCGGTTTTAATACAGGTCTATTCATGAGAATGGTTAGAGGGTCGTTTATGTTTCAACCTGAGTTAATTTATTCTTCAAAATCAGGGATTTTTGATATTTTGAATACAGACGGAAGCCTGAGTAAGCGGGTTAAAGGGAGCATTTCTTCAATAGATGTGCCGGCATTAATTGGGGTCAGGTCAAAAACAAGCCGGGTATTTTTAGGGCCAACATTCAATTTTCCTTTTGCGATGAATTCAGAGATGAAAAACGCACTCAAAGATTTCAAAAATGAGAAACAACTTAACCATAAGTTTTTCAATCGCCCTATTATGAATTTTAATGTCGGTTTTGGCTTTGAATTCAGTTCTTTCTTCTTTGACGTCCGCTTTGAAAAAGGGATAAAATCTTATTCAGTTCAGACACTGGGTCCGGTTAGTTCTCCCAAAGTATTCAATCTTATGACCGATGCTTTTCATTTTAATATCGGATATATCAAAAAATAA
- a CDS encoding patatin-like phospholipase family protein: MKALVLGGGSLKGAWQVGAIQAVLETGFQPEMIYGISAGALNASFMVNEAGHQFAKNKTVDWDLVNKKLLRFWLENITKPADIGILKSKWSLGIDTLMSRFDGLLDTNPLHEKLKKYIDLTTLRRSPIALKVGAVNINTGEMHYADPLEQHFLDYLRASSSLPIIMPAIQIGGDYKNAFLDGGLREVVPVKKAIEDGATEIYAIATHPKKRDMEPINYRNLLSLIDRIKDISVNQFENNDLEWAEHYNESLMSIAGFSLNKKIKLTVIRPDETVSVKLTEFTIDDIKHVIKAGYEKAYTVLH; encoded by the coding sequence ATGAAGGCTTTAGTTTTGGGTGGTGGTTCACTAAAAGGTGCCTGGCAGGTGGGTGCGATTCAGGCTGTTTTGGAAACTGGGTTTCAACCCGAAATGATATATGGTATTTCAGCAGGTGCCCTAAATGCCAGTTTTATGGTCAACGAAGCCGGACATCAATTTGCAAAAAACAAGACTGTGGATTGGGATCTTGTAAACAAAAAACTCCTCAGATTTTGGCTTGAAAACATCACCAAACCCGCCGATATTGGAATCTTAAAGTCTAAATGGTCTTTGGGAATCGACACCCTCATGAGTCGTTTTGATGGGCTGCTTGACACCAATCCTCTTCACGAAAAACTCAAAAAATACATTGATTTAACTACCTTACGCAGAAGCCCGATTGCCTTGAAAGTGGGTGCTGTAAACATCAATACCGGTGAAATGCACTATGCCGACCCGCTTGAACAACATTTTTTGGATTATCTGAGGGCCAGTAGCTCATTACCGATTATCATGCCGGCGATTCAGATTGGCGGTGATTATAAGAACGCCTTTCTTGATGGTGGGCTGCGGGAAGTTGTACCGGTCAAAAAAGCCATAGAAGACGGTGCCACTGAGATTTATGCCATAGCTACACATCCCAAAAAAAGAGACATGGAGCCGATTAACTACCGGAATCTACTTTCATTAATCGACAGAATTAAGGATATTTCGGTTAACCAATTTGAAAATAATGATCTGGAATGGGCGGAACATTACAACGAAAGTCTGATGTCAATTGCGGGATTTTCGTTAAATAAAAAAATAAAACTAACAGTAATCAGACCAGACGAGACGGTTTCGGTTAAGCTCACCGAATTTACCATTGATGATATAAAACACGTTATAAAAGCCGGTTATGAAAAAGCTTACACGGTTTTACATTAG
- a CDS encoding MFS transporter, whose product MFSHLTKDFLGNKQSYSIGIIFISVGLLIGSWATYIPFVKTKFDLDDAQLGLLLLSLPFGALSMNSLGAILVRKIGMKKTTILGLSAMLLSFSILLWSPVLSLLSLMLFLGGSSLSVTNVGMNTCVSAIEHQQKVKIMSTNHGMFSIGLMFGSILSSFFGGLKILPGVYMAALAAILFSSMLFAKNNIYKIQDEKIENTGQKSKFMLPKGSFLLMILISICINVTEGTMADWSAVYMRDIVNTSTYFEGWGLAGYSLFMALGRFLGDKIIPMYGANKVLIYGGILSIIGISISIFFPFTFSTIIGFAFVGAGVSCGAPILYASAARAPGMAKGSGLAMLNTFAMGGFLFGPVIIGFISKSFSLPIAFGLVAFLGIAWVFNSRRVKLF is encoded by the coding sequence ATGTTTTCGCATTTAACCAAAGATTTTTTAGGCAACAAACAAAGCTACTCTATAGGCATCATTTTCATTTCAGTTGGATTATTGATAGGAAGCTGGGCTACCTATATCCCATTTGTGAAAACCAAATTTGACCTTGATGATGCACAATTGGGGCTTTTATTGCTGAGTTTACCTTTTGGAGCCTTGAGTATGAATTCTTTGGGGGCGATTTTGGTGAGAAAAATCGGGATGAAAAAAACCACCATCCTGGGATTAAGTGCGATGCTGCTTTCTTTTTCAATACTGCTCTGGTCTCCGGTTTTATCGCTGCTTTCTTTAATGCTTTTTTTGGGTGGCAGCTCACTTTCTGTCACCAACGTGGGTATGAATACTTGCGTAAGTGCCATTGAGCACCAGCAAAAGGTAAAAATCATGAGTACCAATCACGGCATGTTTAGTATTGGCTTGATGTTCGGTTCTATTTTGTCGAGCTTTTTTGGCGGTTTAAAAATCCTTCCGGGGGTATATATGGCGGCTTTGGCAGCAATTCTCTTTTCTTCAATGCTATTTGCAAAAAACAACATTTATAAAATTCAAGATGAGAAAATAGAAAATACTGGCCAAAAAAGTAAGTTCATGCTACCCAAAGGCAGTTTTTTGCTGATGATTCTGATAAGTATCTGTATCAACGTGACTGAAGGCACCATGGCCGACTGGAGTGCGGTGTATATGCGGGATATCGTAAACACAAGTACCTATTTTGAAGGCTGGGGACTGGCAGGATACTCTCTTTTTATGGCTTTGGGGAGGTTTTTAGGCGATAAAATCATTCCGATGTATGGTGCCAATAAAGTTCTGATTTACGGAGGCATTTTGAGTATTATTGGAATTAGCATTTCCATCTTTTTTCCTTTTACATTTTCTACAATTATTGGTTTTGCATTTGTAGGTGCTGGAGTAAGTTGCGGTGCACCTATTCTTTATGCGAGTGCTGCCAGAGCCCCCGGAATGGCCAAAGGTTCCGGCCTTGCTATGCTCAATACTTTTGCAATGGGAGGTTTCCTTTTTGGACCTGTCATAATTGGGTTTATCAGCAAATCATTCTCACTACCCATAGCATTTGGTTTGGTGGCCTTTTTAGGAATTGCCTGGGTATTTAACTCCCGAAGAGTAAAACTTTTCTAA
- a CDS encoding alkaline phosphatase family protein — MKITLSSLLFLVGFNLFAQQAVPSKPKLVVGIVVDQMRYDYLYRFYDKYKAGGLKRLMTQGYNCRNHNYHYASTVTGPGHAHIFNGSAPAISGIVGNEWYDKTIGKTMYVVSDSTVNVVGEGSASAGKMSPRNMKVTSITDQLRIASQFKSKVVGIAFKDRGAILPAGHTGSAYWYDAGSGNWITSSYYTNELPVWVKSFNDRKLPQSYVSQTWNTLYPIETYTETEADDQPYEASISGEPKAVFPHKVTMGSLAQTPFGNDLTKEFALAAIDAEKLGQNGNTDFLTVSFSSPDYAGHAFGPQAKEIEDMYLRFDKNIEEILNKLDQKLGKGNYTVFLSADHGVAEIPAFLTKNKVPSGIFLGGELEKKSEAILSTAFGEGKYIVSGDNFQFYMNLPLLAQKKITIDDVVKVLKTELTKEEGIYSVFNLEDGNTASIPEYYRSKLANLYNPKRSGEVMVLVEPAWFSGYTKGTTHGTMYAYDTHIPFLLFGWGINKGENLNPTYTCDVAPTIAMLLKILEPNGSIGKPVTNALK, encoded by the coding sequence ATGAAAATTACACTTTCATCATTATTGTTTTTGGTAGGATTTAATCTTTTCGCTCAACAAGCGGTACCTTCAAAACCCAAACTTGTTGTTGGAATTGTGGTAGATCAAATGAGATACGATTACCTCTACAGGTTTTATGATAAATACAAAGCCGGAGGATTGAAAAGATTAATGACTCAGGGCTATAACTGCCGCAATCACAACTATCACTATGCTTCTACCGTAACCGGACCAGGCCATGCCCATATTTTCAATGGCTCGGCACCTGCAATAAGTGGAATCGTAGGAAACGAATGGTATGATAAAACTATTGGAAAGACCATGTATGTTGTATCAGATTCAACAGTTAACGTAGTAGGTGAGGGTAGTGCATCTGCAGGAAAAATGTCACCAAGAAACATGAAAGTTACCAGCATTACTGACCAACTGAGAATAGCCTCTCAATTTAAATCTAAGGTGGTGGGTATTGCATTTAAAGACAGAGGAGCTATTTTGCCTGCAGGCCATACGGGTTCTGCTTATTGGTATGATGCCGGCTCGGGCAATTGGATTACAAGCAGTTATTATACAAATGAATTGCCAGTTTGGGTGAAATCATTCAACGACCGGAAACTACCTCAAAGCTATGTATCTCAAACCTGGAATACCTTGTATCCGATAGAAACTTACACTGAAACCGAGGCCGATGATCAACCTTATGAAGCCAGTATTTCTGGTGAACCCAAGGCTGTTTTCCCTCATAAAGTTACAATGGGAAGCCTGGCTCAGACGCCATTTGGAAATGATCTTACAAAAGAATTTGCATTGGCGGCTATTGATGCTGAAAAATTAGGTCAAAATGGGAATACTGATTTTCTGACGGTTAGTTTTTCGTCACCAGATTATGCAGGGCATGCTTTTGGTCCCCAAGCCAAAGAGATTGAGGATATGTATTTAAGATTTGATAAAAATATTGAGGAAATACTTAATAAATTGGATCAGAAATTGGGCAAAGGCAACTATACAGTATTTCTTTCGGCAGATCACGGTGTGGCAGAAATCCCTGCATTTTTGACAAAAAATAAGGTGCCTTCAGGGATTTTTCTTGGTGGCGAATTAGAGAAAAAATCGGAGGCTATTTTATCTACTGCTTTTGGAGAAGGGAAATATATTGTTTCAGGGGATAATTTTCAGTTTTACATGAACTTGCCGCTCCTTGCTCAAAAGAAGATAACAATAGACGATGTTGTAAAAGTATTGAAAACTGAATTGACAAAAGAAGAAGGAATATATTCAGTTTTTAATCTGGAAGATGGCAATACAGCTTCGATTCCCGAATACTACAGATCAAAATTAGCGAACTTATATAACCCGAAAAGAAGTGGAGAAGTTATGGTTTTGGTTGAACCAGCATGGTTTTCCGGCTATACTAAAGGTACTACTCATGGCACTATGTATGCTTATGATACCCATATTCCATTTTTATTGTTTGGTTGGGGAATCAACAAAGGAGAAAACCTAAACCCAACTTATACATGTGATGTGGCACCTACTATTGCTATGCTTCTGAAGATTTTGGAACCCAACGGATCAATAGGAAAGCCCGTGACAAATGCCTTGAAATAA